The Megachile rotundata isolate GNS110a chromosome 11, iyMegRotu1, whole genome shotgun sequence genome includes a region encoding these proteins:
- the Oli gene encoding basic helix-loop-helix family member olig, giving the protein MRSYDGESSSTEDDDRREGLPEAHLQQGSWQRSASHPTWAWEHRTHPLPPQSTGPLESMYSVPGASHASVSAPTAGYSSEHPQTAPGRRTPLGAVGLGGFYFQQQPQPHASSSALSDENRPDPERPGASRLNCPSKSKSTRQGKSMRLNINARERRRMHDLNDALDELRSVIPYAHSPSVRKLSKIATLLLAKNYILMQGSSPSPRSITRC; this is encoded by the exons ATGAGATCCTACGACGGTGAGAGCAGCTCGACGGAGGACGACGACAGAAGAGAGGGTCTGCCCGAGGCGCATCTGCAGCAGGGATCCTGGCAACGCTCCGCTTCGCACCCCACATGGGCCTGGGAGCATCGCACT CATCCGCTACCACCGCAATCCACGGGGCCGCTCGAGTCGATGTACTCGGTCCCAGGAGCGTCTCACGCCAGCGTTTCCGCTCCGACAGCTGGCTACTCGTCAGAGCACCCTCAAACTGCACCTGGAAGGAGAACTCCATTGGGTGCTGTAGGTCTCGGTGGTTTTTACTTCCAGCAGCAACCGCAGCCCCACGCTTCGTCCAGTGCTTTGTCCGATGAAAACAGACCTGACCCTGAAAG ACCTGGAGCGTCTCGGCTGAACTGTCCCTCGAAGTCCAAAAGCACTCGTCAAGGCAAGAGCATGCGACTGAACATCAACGCCAGAGAGCGCAGAAGAATGCACGACTTGAACGACGCCCTCGACGAGCTCCGATCCGTCATTCCGTACGCTCATAGTCCGTCCGTGAGAAAACTGTCCAAGATCGCCACCCTGTTGCTGGCGAAGAACTACATTCTCATGCAAGGTAGCTCACCGAGTCCCCGTTCAATTACACGCTGCTGA